The DNA sequence CATTTTGGTAAATACCATCACGGTGTTCTTGTTCTCCTTCAAGCAATTGGAAGGTTGTCCAAGAGAGAGGTGCTAGATGAACAGGGACTGTTACGCGCACTTGTCGAGCGATACGAGCCTGACGGAACTTGTCTTTTGGCAAATCATACTCAAAATTAGCTCCCAGATCTTCGATTTTCGCTTCTATAGCATGTCCTTCCAAGTCTTCGACACGGTAGTTTGGCAAGGTCAAGGCTGCCATTTTCTTATAACCTTCTGTTGGGTGCAATTCCTTGAAATCACAAATCGCCACATCAATCACTGTGCTGACCGTATCAACCTTGTCATGCAAGCCTGTATTGATAACCGTAAAGAGATGGTCGCTTTGGGCTTCGTGGGTTGCAATTTTACCCTTCCACTCGTTGAGAAGATTGGTCTTAACGAAGTTTCCTACTTGGTTGACCTTGGCAAAACGTGTCTCCATCTCGCGGTGAACTTCGTCCACGCTACAGCCACAGATACTATCATGGGGCGCATTTTGTAGAAGGACTTTCCAAGCATAGGTCAACTGGTCCTTGTGGTTATGCCCGCCAGTGATGACAGTCAATGGTTCCACTACTTGCTCCAGCAAGTTACTGTTCTCTTGGAAGGCTTGTTTGAGGTAAATGCGGGAAGAAGAAGTGTTGGCAAGTGTGTACCAACCGTCTGTTTCTTGACTGGTCAACTCACCTGTAACCGTTGATAGTTGCTCCGGTAGGGCACTTTCTACTGCGTGGATATAGTCATCAAATGAACTATGCACAAAGGTCACATCTGGGAAGAGTTCATTTGCCACACGAATGGCTTCGCTCAGATTTCGCTGTACAGGCTGGTGATCACAGCCGTTCATCATCAACCATTGGTTGGTCGAAGCGTAGTCACGCACATCTGCCAATTTTTGTTTCCAGAAAGTCAAGGCTTGGTCCTTATCCACTGGAATTTCATTCCCGTTACTGTACCAGTTGGCAAAGAGGATTCCGAGGACACGACTTCCGTCCGCACCCTGCCAGTACATTTCTGAAAACTGGGAAGTGAACTGCTCATCTTCGAGGACTTGGTTGTCAAAGCCAATCGGCTTCACACCACGTCCAAAGGCTGCCACGTGAATGCCTGATTTTTGAAGGATTTGAGGAGCTTGTCCCATATTTCCAAAAGTATCTGGGAAGTAACCAATCTGGGTTGATTTGCCCCATTTTGCACATTCTGCTTGGCCAATCAAGGTATTGCGGACGTTGGCTTCACTTGAGATCAAGTAGTCATCCTGCAGGATGTAAAAGGGACCAATTTTGAGTTTGCCTTGGTCGATGTAATCTTGGACTTTGTCGCGATTTTCAGGACGAATTTCCAAGTAGTCATCGAGGACAATGGTTTGACCATCCAAATGGAAGCTCTTGAACTCAGGATCATTTTCAAAGAGGTCAAAGAGATTGTCAAACAACTCCACCAACTGCATGCGGTGGCTTTCAAAAGGTAAGTACCACTCACGGTCCCAGTGACTGTGAGAGATAATATGTACAACAACATTTTCCATGAAGTAAAACCTCATTCTAACTTAAATTTAAAAATATATTTGTGATTCTTTACCAGAATCTATCGAGCTAAAACTCATTATCGAATATCCAA is a window from the Streptococcus oralis genome containing:
- a CDS encoding alpha-mannosidase, translating into MENVVVHIISHSHWDREWYLPFESHRMQLVELFDNLFDLFENDPEFKSFHLDGQTIVLDDYLEIRPENRDKVQDYIDQGKLKIGPFYILQDDYLISSEANVRNTLIGQAECAKWGKSTQIGYFPDTFGNMGQAPQILQKSGIHVAAFGRGVKPIGFDNQVLEDEQFTSQFSEMYWQGADGSRVLGILFANWYSNGNEIPVDKDQALTFWKQKLADVRDYASTNQWLMMNGCDHQPVQRNLSEAIRVANELFPDVTFVHSSFDDYIHAVESALPEQLSTVTGELTSQETDGWYTLANTSSSRIYLKQAFQENSNLLEQVVEPLTVITGGHNHKDQLTYAWKVLLQNAPHDSICGCSVDEVHREMETRFAKVNQVGNFVKTNLLNEWKGKIATHEAQSDHLFTVINTGLHDKVDTVSTVIDVAICDFKELHPTEGYKKMAALTLPNYRVEDLEGHAIEAKIEDLGANFEYDLPKDKFRQARIARQVRVTVPVHLAPLSWTTFQLLEGEQEHRDGIYQNGVIDTPFVTVSVDDNITVYDKTTHEAYEDVIRFEDRGDIGNEYIYFQPKGTEPIYAELKGCEVLENTARFAKILLKHELTIPVSADEKLDAEQRGIIEFMKREAGRSEELTTLPLETEMTVFVDNPQIRFKTRFTNTAKDHRIRLLVKTHNTRPSNDSESIYEVVTRPNKPAASWENPENPQHQQAFVSLYDDEKGVTVANKGLHEYEILGDDTIAVTILRASGELGDWGYFPTPEAQCLREFEVEFALECHQAGERFSAFRRAKAFQTPFTSLQVAKQEGSVAATGSLLSHAALSLPQVCPTAFKVAENEEGYVLRYYNMSQENVRISEHQQTILDLLERPYPVHSGLLAPQEIRTELIKKEEI